The Drosophila subpulchrella strain 33 F10 #4 breed RU33 chromosome 4, RU_Dsub_v1.1 Primary Assembly, whole genome shotgun sequence genome has a window encoding:
- the LOC119558188 gene encoding uncharacterized protein LOC119558188 isoform X1: MLQPREANRISDCSLKKISSLPCRINMIYFKYRNQNWSLALLTALILTIVHIDASQAINQPFLVSPTPTLPAIAADDITTVLLVNNESGHVGDIHGRFLTVRPEIGVLTSTARTFIQDGTTTEFATKIVGTTLNNGRLYAQYLRKSSRVLYENENLSPSVVTSWVGEGDSHQTPLFLQSHNDLFNSDDADWQDIDDSLGVNRGEFVGNTDYVIQQSTKVRELRNPDHQDKLLGSLEPVVNTNASNFDTKRKEKINKLVDDKVSSIEYLETYTIKSHFGEFSASNQTVPGLYVPREERKYEQKSRTEQNVEEQEHTRKSPYKQVLSSVTYYGFAEFTTIVGDSVIVFSPSTIQSTQHFGHVTSIKGKPTLQPLSMHDYNSQTFEISPSTLEPVTIFNNTEIYSTMSSLGTDIFASSSEEESHSNIVLTPESTILSTSNFNNIFSEAVENSSVLSDEGVLLISNEVKNLQSSLCYTNDCSQNSTNHIEPNIQKQEGATTVFIDDDPFTSFVELTNSSSSKLNSADQEKTEISKRNEMHDSLTYQTVTDVNSDSFGDKQVVGASNENENNFEELCNQTTSQVFLTQMLKTPTDGDDSSVINANPLFAYNIVETTKYYCIQASQSTVLNDGNTSQETVKEQHGNLMSTELIDDIDETTVRDSEDYDVTTENDYENEDDDYDSATDDVDLLYKTLYTTYTYLTTFFEGSRTTISSHTEIITNIASSTLPSNVDFKSNTLDNIAENQISENTMRLADQKDSPLLPKFTIPVEIASLLIQESKVNTAEKENTNQLLTTYLDDLKYSKTLFTTYTYYTSIFTDNDTEIQTRTEVVTNYITEQMSNFQTNYIMESDQKTTKLNISALEADDTKQTNEKLMTFEIGVNSSNSSNMDNTKPFIKKSPLDDQVSSESNTEEIIPSATFLLQTSFTTFTFYTTMYVGDDTNVISRLETVTNVGTETLQPTKIVNLEDSSFPITYYTTFTYWTKLAKDGEITTLSREETISNVIEPTNVTVLAVDDSRTTDENSGRLDGDTNIHSKSNYENTIISTLTDQSLHSDITTYYTTYTYYTTSYDVNKTIIDSRFETVTNLVTSNEDSISLSGTSAIELKPSQPVTSIDQQIITGAPDAVLYDYKQIIDADEVSTLYFTTEILTSMNSEGHDILVTSSTSRLQIDESKKSILAKLSTNSLDDSLSSLKLYKTGLVRLIEGKRIQNSTTTLYQSKVIGTVIDNRYAQIIESTSSFFFEKPQSDDILLPTTVKISNTAQANSIELTKTTRSVSDEHTISDSELTSEGLSNYSPQSTKRAFAPVIRPFASRNRPTFAPKQKTLAPSSATIITRSDITPTITATPALKSAGRYSSSRRGIISNVPINPNESSLFQGQPSRRLFGRPTKSLTSLIEADSTLQSNLAFLPSKNRFASSSRPVVSSRRQNINVSYRSSNVPGFRVSAISNSRLRIKPTNSGLVVSDRLSQSVTLAKELSSESSVEEENSTDEDADEEENVKRNSNPLLRFRRPINGPSGFTPVTRPTSSSAGVSLRRNPLSVRSKISTTTSSSTTTTANPRPRSFQRPIGLQPRTRPQNTLFPPRGLFQNQQKDESLKDVKTNDNVSTDDSEFEEDDASNAEEYELQEKVDRSKRSFRNLSRAKSGRRVRRQADTVKRNRFRFRRQNQTATFTKEESKLMGSDDRAESTSSPRDKSSSRFGSRFHSPQGHNLHAQTTMMDLTTATNLRTIRPTRPTTKRPQFTLREKDATLKGTTRSSSNNFRRQQTTANASVRRPVGPNTGNSSTRRLKSYASYNNKNNVDHGRLPSTPRSRNSNSNTLNRGRGRGRNRIEYPSDSPSIEHEVQTITVTHFLPSEVTIPVVSGHVTEYKNIVTAKTSTELLGPNEYVKVLGTNGLSSLYLNRETSSINIAGATEHTKYLLHESVTSSVIFTPTTIRGRKTSFSHIIPSTAYSVEYLVTTIQPQISDNAPLANILLSQLLLGNLNLPAHPIIGAVGNPNAAPVVAPTEPITEYRTHTSTYVTTIFDGKSTILPVTFQGKKILTTVYDTTAQTITATEYSVDTIVATPSVQNIQSVGPAAHVNNLLLQQLLIQQQQESLSLAQAISNTLPPPIFLGENLQDLDDLSRSLLKTDVIDNAGTDADIESVSNESQFTKNHRKKSRKGNSGHKRNKQSQIAVQHPDPSVVTLYVSGRRPGEFSTVLSTVGSEYDHSVSLQKRHAFIEIQPTDSMNSFSHTTQSSNETKVLKAQNGFLTTEVGLNELSDRTASLESIVGDVDLWYAKSSRQSIRLSTTTNSVKISL; the protein is encoded by the coding sequence CGTGGAGAATTTGTGGGAAACACGGATTATGTAATCCAACAAAGTACAAAAGTAAGAGAACTAAGAAATCCTGATCATCAGGATAAACTGTTAGGATCTCTGGAACCTGTAGTCAACACTAATGCTTCCAACTTTGAcacaaaaagaaaagaaaaaattaataaattagttGATGATAAGGTGTCATCGATTGAATATTTGGAAACGTATACAATTAAAAGTCACTTTGGTGAATTTTCTGCGTCAAATCAGACAGTCCCTGGCTTATATGTTCCAAGGGAAGAACGAAAATATGAACAGAAATCACGTACTGAACAAAATGTTGAAGAACAAGAGCATACTAGAAAATCTCCCTATAAGCAAGTCTTATCTTCAGTAACATATTACGGATTTGCAGAGTTTACCACTATTGTTGGCGATAGTGTCATTGTTTTTTCTCCCAGTACCATACAGAGCACTCAACATTTTGGACACGTTACATCGATCAAAGGCAAGCCCACTTTACAACCTTTGTCAATGCACGACTACAACAGCCAAACTTTCGAAATATCACCGAGTACTTTAGAACCGGTCACAATCTTTAACAACACCGAAATCTATTCCACAATGTCAAGTCTTGGGACAGATATTTTTGCAAGTTCAAGTGAGGAAGAGAGTCACTCAAATATCGTATTAACTCCAGAGTCAACTATTCTGTCAACATCGAActttaacaatatattttctgAGGCGGTAGAAAATAGTTCAGTTTTATCTGATGAAGGGGTTCTATTGATTTCAAATGAAGTTAAGAATCTTCAATCTTCACTCTGTTATACTAATGATTGTTCGCAAAATTCAACAAATCACATTGAACCAAATATTCAAAAACAGGAAGGCGCTACAACTGTATTTATTGATGACGATCCTTTCACAAGTTTTGTTGAGCTAACCAATTCTTCGAGCTCCAAATTAAATTCTGCTGACCAAGAAAAAACTGAAATATctaaaagaaatgaaatgcaTGATAGCTTGACCTATCAAACTGTTACTGACGTTAATAGCGACAGCTTTGGTGATAAACAAGTTGTTGGGGCAAGTAATGAGAACGAGAATAATTTTGAAGAATTATGCAATCAAACAACTTCACAAGTATTTCTTACTCAGATGCTTAAGACACCGACTGATGGCGATGATAGTAGTGTTATTAATGCCAATCCTCTTTTTGCTTATAACATTGTAGAAACTACTAAATACTATTGCATACAAGCTTCCCAATCGACAGTACTGAATGATGGTAATACGTCCCAAGAGACTGTTAAAGAGCAACATGGAAATTTAATGTCTACTGAGTTAATAGATGATATAGACGAAACTACAGTTCGAGATTCGGAAGATTATGATGTGACGACAGAAAATGATTATGAAAATGAAGATGACGACTACGATAGTGCTACTGATGATGTGGATCTATTATATAAAACGCTGTATACTACTTACACATATTTGACAACATTCTTTGAAGGATCTCGCACTACCATATCTAGCCACACAGAAATCATTACAAATATTGCTTCTTCAACACTTCCGTCTAATGTTGATTTTAAGTCAAACACTTTGGATAATATTGCCGAAAACCAGATTTCTGAAAACACAATGCGGCTAGCTGACCAAAAAGATTCACCTTTATTACCCAAGTTTACTATCCCTGTCGAGATTGCTAGTCTATTAATCCAggaaagtaaagtaaataccgctgaaaaagaaaataccaATCAGTTATTAACTACCTATCTCGACGATTTAAAATATAGTAAAACATTGTTCACAACATATACATATTATACATCGATTTTCACAGATAATGATACTGAAATACAAACTCGAACCGAGGTAGTCACAAATTATATAACTGAACAAATGTCGAACTTTCAAACCAATTATATTATGGAAAGCGATCAGAAAACAACTAAGCTAAATATCTCAGCACTCGAAGCAGACGACACGAAGCAGACAAACGAAAAACTTATGACATTTGAAATAGGTGTAAATTCGAGCAACTCAAGCAACATGGACAATACAAAaccttttattaaaaaaagtcCCCTGGACGACCAAGTAAGCTCAGAAAGTAATACGGAGGAGATTATACCATCAGCAACGTTTCTTCTCCAAACTAGTTTTACAACATTTACCTTTTATACGACAATGTACGTAGGTGATGACACAAATGTTATCAGTCGTCTTGAAACTGTAACCAACGTGGGTACTGAAACTTTGCAACCTACAAAAATAGTAAATTTAGAGGATTCTTCATTTCCTATTACTTACTACACAACATTTACATATTGGACGAAGTTAGCAAAGGATGGTGAGATTACAACATTAAGCAGAGAGGAAACGATATCCAATGTGATAGAACCAACTAACGTCACAGTATTAGCTGTTGATGATTCACGGACAACTGATGAAAATTCAGGTCGGTTGGATGGCGATACGAATATTCATTCGAAATCCAATTATGAAAATACCATTATTTCCACGTTAACTGATCAAAGCCTTCATTCTGACATTACCACATATTACACTACTTATACCTATTATACCACATCATATGATGTTAATAAGACAATTATCGATTCAAGATTCGAAACTGTTACAAATTTAGTGACATCCAATGAGGATTCTATTTCATTGTCAGGCACTTCGGCAATAGAACTTAAACCTAGTCAGCCTGTTACTTCAATAGATCAACAGATTATAACTGGTGCACCGGATGCTGTTTTGTAcgattataaacaaataattgaTGCAGATGAAGTCAGCACTTTGTATTTTACAACGGAAATTTTAACTTCAATGAACAGTGAGGGACATGATATTTTGGTAACCAGTAGCACATCGCGGTTACAAATTGACGAATCCAAAAAGTCAATTTTAGCCAAGCTGTCAACTAACTCACTTGATGATAGCTTATCCAGCctaaaattgtataaaacGGGTTTAGTAAGGCTCATTGAAGGAAAGCGTATCCAAAATAGTACTACAACCTTATACCAATCAAAAGTTATTGGAACTGTCATAGACAATCGATATGCACAAATAATAGAAAGTACATCAAGTTTTTTCTTTGAAAAGCCTCAGTCTGACGATATTTTGCTTCCAACAACTGTTAAAATCTCAAATACGGCACAAGCCAATTCTATTGAGCTAACAAAAACTACCAGATCTGTAAGTGATGAACATACTATTTCAGATTCAGAGCTAACTAGTGAAGGGTTGTCAAATTATTCACCACAAAGTACGAAGCGGGCATTCGCACCTGTAATACGGCCGTTTGCCTCACGAAACAGACCTACGTTCGCACCAAAACAGAAAACTTTAGCCCCAAGTAGCGCGACAATAATAACAAGATCGGATATCACACCCACTAtaacagcaacacctgctttAAAATCAGCCGGTAGATATAGCTCGTCGCGAAGGGGTATAATTTCCAATGTACCAATTAATCCCAACGAGTCTAGTTTATTCCAAGGGCAGCCATCAAGGCGCCTGTTTGGGCGACCAACTAAGTCATTGACAAGTTTAATCGAAGCGGATAGTACTCTCCAGTCTAATCTTGCCTTTTTACCTTCGAAAAATCGGTTTGCTTCATCTTCACGCCCAGTCGTTAGTTCCAGGagacaaaatataaatgtttctTATCGTTCATCAAATGTTCCCGGCTTTCGTGTTTCTGCAATATCCAACTCTAGATTACGCATAAAGCCAACTAACTCAGGGTTAGTGGTAAGCGATAGGCTTTCGCAGTCCGTGACATTGGCCAAGGAGCTAAGCTCCGAAAGTAGTGTTGAAGAAGAGAATTCAACAGATGAAGATGCTGATGAGGAAGAAAACGTTAAACGCAATAGCAACCCTCTACTGAGATTTCGTCGGCCTATAAATGGACCCAGTGGCTTTACGCCAGTTACCCGTCCAACTTCCAGTTCCGCAGGAGTTTCGCTCAGACGAAACCCATTATCGGTCCGTTCAAAAATTTCTACAACAACAAGCAGCTCAACAACAACGACGGCCAATCCTCGGCCTCGAAGCTTTCAGAGGCCTATTGGTCTTCAGCCAAGAACAAGACCGCAAAATACACTTTTTCCTCCGCGAGGACTATTCCAAAATCAGCAGAAGGATGAAAGTCTTAAGGACGTGAAAACAAATGATAATGTTTCTACAGATGATTCTGAGTTTGAAGAAGATGATGCAAGCAACGCTGAAGAATATGAGCTTCAGGAAAAGGTTGACCGTAGTAAGCGCTCTTTTCGCAATTTATCGCGCGCTAAATCTGGAAGGAGAGTTCGTCGGCAAGCAGATACTGTAAAAAGAAACAGATTTCGATTCCGTCGTCAAAACCAAACAGCGACATTTACCAAAGAAGAATCAAAGCTTATGGGCTCTGACGATCGTGCAGAGTCCACATCCTCCCCGAGGGATAAATCATCTTCTAGATTCGGATCAAGATTTCATTCTCCACAGGGGCATAACCTCCACGCGCAGACAACAATGATGGACTTAACAACAGCGACTAATCTAAGAACAATTCGACCGACTAGGCCGACAACAAAACGCCCTCAATTTACGTTAAGAGAAAAAGATGCTACACTAAAAGGCACTACCCGTTCAAGTTCTAATAACTTTCGACGTCAACAAACAACTGCTAACGCCTCAGTAAGGCGACCTGTTGGACCAAACACAGGAAATTCAAGCACCCGCAGGCTAAAGAGCTATGCTAGCTataacaacaaaaataatgTAGACCACGGACGATTACCAAGTACGCCCCGTTCCCGAAATTCGAACTCTAACACATTGAATAGAGGAAGGGGTCGGGGTCGTAATCGAATTGAATACCCCTCTGACTCGCCATCTATAGAACATGAAGTTCAAACTATAACAGTTACTCATTTTCTACCATCTGAGGTTACTATACCTGTAGTTAGCGGTCATGTAACTGAGTACAAAAACATTGTCACTGCCAAAACGAGCACCGAACTGTTGGGTCCAAATGAGTATGTGAAAGTATTAGGGACCAACGGATTGAGTTCATTATACCTGAATCGGGAAACCTCTAGTATAAATATTGCTGGTGCCACAGaacatacaaaatatttgttgcatgAGTCTGTCACTAGTTCTGTAATATTTACACCAACTACAATACGCGGTAGGAAGACGTCCTTTTCACATATTATTCCATCCACAGCATATTCTGTAGAGTATCTAGTAACTACAATTCAGCCTCAAATTTCTGATAATGCACCGCTTGCTAACATATTACTATCCCAGTTACTTTTGGGAAATTTGAACTTACCCGCTCATCCAATAATAGGTGCTGTCGGAAATCCAAATGCCGCACCAGTTGTTGCACCCACTGAACCTATCACAGAATATCGTACCCACACTTCCACATATGTAACTACAATATTTGATGGGAAATCTACTATACTTCCGGTGACCTTTCAGGGTAAAAAGATTTTAACTACTGTATATGATACTACTGCACAAACTATAACAGCTACAGAATATAGTGTAGACACCATAGTTGCCACACCATCTGTTCAGAATATACAGTCTGTTGGACCAGCTGCACATGTAAACAATTTATTGTTGCAACAGTTACTTATTCAGCAACAGCAGGAGTCTTTGTCGCTGGCTCAAGCTATATCGAACACTTTACCCCCACCAATATTTTTAGGTGAAAATTTGCAGGACTTGGACGATTTGTCACGGTCATTACTAAAAACGGATGTAATCGATAATGCTGGGACCGATGCGGATATTGAGTCAGTCAGCAACGAGTCGCAGTTTACAAAAAACCACCGAAAGAAATCACGAAAAGGAAACAGTGGACACAAGCGTAATAAACAAAGTCAAATAGCAGTGCAACATCCAGATCCAAGTGTAGTAACACTATATGTATCCGGCCGACGGCCCGGCGAATTTAGTACGGTATTGTCAACTGTAGGAAGCGAATATGATCACTCAGTTTCGTTGCAAAAGAGGCACGCATTTATAGAAATTCAACCAACCGATTCCATGAATTCTTTTTCTCACACCACACAGAGCTCAAATGAAACTAAAGTTTTAAAAGCTCAAAACGGCTTTTTGACAACGGAAGTTGGGCTTAATGAATTGAGCGATCGAACTGCATCATTAGAAAGCATTGTTGGTGATGTCGATCTTTGGTACGCTAAATCAAGTAGACAATCCATACGATTGTCGACAACGACCAATTCAGTGAAAATCTcactttaa